In Kytococcus sedentarius DSM 20547, the sequence CTACCTGTGAACACCCCCGCTTACACAGAAACCTTGACAAGCCCCGCGCCGTCGAAGCGCAGCGCCTCCCGGCCGGTGCCCTCGTGGACGAAGCCGGCCTTCTCGTACACGCGGCGCGCGCGGGGGTTGAAGTCGTAGACCTCCAGGCTGATGCGGTGCAGCCCCATGGAACCCAGGCCGTGCTCAACCACCATCCGCACCGCCTCGGTGCCCAGTCCGCGACCCCGCCCGGCGGCCCCGATGAGGCACCGGAAGTTGCACGACGCATTGCCCTCGTCCCAGTCGTTGAGGACCATCTCGCCGACCATGTCGCCGCTTGAGTTGTCGAGCACGGCAAGCACCAGCCGATCGTCCGCCTCGGCCCACTGCGCGTAGATCCCCCGGAGTTCCTCGATGGGCATGAGCACTGGCTGCTCGGTGCTGGAGTGCACCGACCCCGTGAGGCGAGCGACCTCTCCATCGGCGCGGATCATCGCATCGATGACGTCGGCGTCCTCGGAGCGGATGGGGCGGAGCGTCACCCGGCCACCGACCAGAGTGGGCTTCCCGGTGAACGGTGTGCGTCGTGGTTCAGACACAGTCATCCAGCAACTCTCTCGTGAACGACAGGCAGTCCTGGGCGAACTCAGGCCAGGACTGCCAGTAGTAGACGATGCCGCCGAGGTTGACGATCAGCTTCCACGCCGTGGCCCGGCGCCAGGTCTCCTCGTCGAGCCCCAGCTCCTGCCGGTAGGCCTCCCGCGCCGCGGCGGGGTACTCCCACACCGCGGCGTGCTCGGCCGTGGGGTCGCCGACGCTGAGGCACCCGAAGTCGATGACGCCGGCCAGCACCCCGTCGCGCACGAGCAGGTTGTCGGCCCGCAGGTCGCCGTGCAGCCACACCGCATCGAGGGCGGGGGATGCGGCTCCGGTGGCGCGCTCCCACAGGCGCGCCAGCGCGTCGAGGTCGAGGCCCAGGTCCACCCGTTGGGCGAACTCGCGCACCTCGTCGATGGCCTCCTGCCCCTCAGCCCGGAAGTCCGAGAGGCGCCGCCCGCGGTACCACTGCAGCGAGCCCTGCGCCGCCGCCCCGGCCAGGTCGATGCCGTGCAGCGCCCGCACGAAACGCGCCAGGTCCGCCCCGAACCGCGCCCAGTCGGTGACGGTGCCCTCCCCGGGGTGCTCGCCCTCGATCCACCGCAGCACCGACCACTCGAACGGGTAGCCCTCGCCCGGCCGGCCAACGAACACCGGCTCCGGCACGGCCCCCGGCAGGTGCGGGGCCAGGTGGGGGAGCCACCGCCGTTCCTTGGCGACGTCCTCCGCGGTGGACGGCCGGCGCGGCAGACGCACCACCAGCTCGTCGCCGAGCCGCATCATCACGTTGTCGGTGCCGTGCCCGGCGGGCGAGAGGGGCAGCTCGGCCCACTGCGGCGCCTGGGCCTGGATGAGGCGGCGCACGTCATCGGGGGAGAGGGGCACCTCATCGGCGTGAAGGGTCATGGGGCCATGGTGGAGGACTCGCTCGCGCGAGCGACAGCGCATTTCGGTCTCTGGGGGTTGACCCCCTGCGCCATGGGGGGGGTTGACGCCCTGGGGTACTGCGCCAGACTGACCACAGGGCGGGGCCCACCTCGCCGTTCGCCCACGCGACCTGAGGGCCGCCACCGGAAAGGCTCGACCATGGACATGATGACCGGCGCACAGATTGCCGAGGCGGAGCTGACCGACTGGCGCAAGCTGGCCCAGGGGCTGCACGCGCGCTACGAGGTGCCCGACTTCGCCACCGGGGTGCGCTTCCTGGCGGCGGTGGGCGAGGCCGGGGACACCATCGGCCACCACCCGATGGTGACGATGGTGCGCGGCTGCATCGACCTGCGCCTCACCTCCAGCGACGCCATCTACCGCGACGAGGACGGCGCCGAGCACGTCGTGGAGTGGGTGACGCAGCGGGACGTCAACCTGGCGCGGCGGATCTCGAAGGTGGCCGCGGACCAGGGGCTGGTGGCCGACCCCTCGGCGGTGGTGGACTTCGAGCTCGGACTGGAGACGGCGAACCCCGAGCGTGTGGCACCGGTGTGGGCGGCCCTGCTGACCGGTGATGCCGCGTCACAGGGCCGGGGGACGCCCGGGGACGAGATCCGCGACGCGACCCGGCGGGTGCCCAACCTGTGGTTCGACGCGGGCGACGAGGACGCACCCGCCCAGCGCTTCCACATCGAGGCGTACGTGGCCGCCGAGGTGGCCCAGCAGCGCATCGACGCCGCCGTCGCCGCCGGGGGCACGGTCGTGGACGACAGCCAGTCGCCGCGGCTGACGGTGATCGCCGATCCCGACGGCAACCGCGGGGTGCTGTGCGCGGACGTGGCCGCCGCGGGAATCGCCTGAGACCATCACCCCATGCCCGGTGCGCCCGCGAACCCCTCCCTCACCGACGACGCGGCGCTCGCCGCATCCCTCGTGCGCGATGCGGGGCAGCTCGCCCAGC encodes:
- a CDS encoding VOC family protein — translated: MDMMTGAQIAEAELTDWRKLAQGLHARYEVPDFATGVRFLAAVGEAGDTIGHHPMVTMVRGCIDLRLTSSDAIYRDEDGAEHVVEWVTQRDVNLARRISKVAADQGLVADPSAVVDFELGLETANPERVAPVWAALLTGDAASQGRGTPGDEIRDATRRVPNLWFDAGDEDAPAQRFHIEAYVAAEVAQQRIDAAVAAGGTVVDDSQSPRLTVIADPDGNRGVLCADVAAAGIA
- a CDS encoding GNAT family N-acetyltransferase, whose protein sequence is MTVSEPRRTPFTGKPTLVGGRVTLRPIRSEDADVIDAMIRADGEVARLTGSVHSSTEQPVLMPIEELRGIYAQWAEADDRLVLAVLDNSSGDMVGEMVLNDWDEGNASCNFRCLIGAAGRGRGLGTEAVRMVVEHGLGSMGLHRISLEVYDFNPRARRVYEKAGFVHEGTGREALRFDGAGLVKVSV
- a CDS encoding aminoglycoside phosphotransferase family protein → MTLHADEVPLSPDDVRRLIQAQAPQWAELPLSPAGHGTDNVMMRLGDELVVRLPRRPSTAEDVAKERRWLPHLAPHLPGAVPEPVFVGRPGEGYPFEWSVLRWIEGEHPGEGTVTDWARFGADLARFVRALHGIDLAGAAAQGSLQWYRGRRLSDFRAEGQEAIDEVREFAQRVDLGLDLDALARLWERATGAASPALDAVWLHGDLRADNLLVRDGVLAGVIDFGCLSVGDPTAEHAAVWEYPAAAREAYRQELGLDEETWRRATAWKLIVNLGGIVYYWQSWPEFAQDCLSFTRELLDDCV